A window of Polypterus senegalus isolate Bchr_013 chromosome 14, ASM1683550v1, whole genome shotgun sequence contains these coding sequences:
- the LOC120514624 gene encoding nuclear autoantigenic sperm protein isoform X3 produces MPEESSTVASGTNTTTDAPSSSTSSEQPESANVDVLENAKKLLGTGNKHMVMGNIPAAVSVFQEACGMLAKKYGDTADECAEAFFLCGKALLDLARMENGVLGNALQGVPEEEDGVEDETEKDGKFESTENLDDAEEDEVEEEDNAEDENTEDKESEEEEVGNLQLAWEMLEIAKVIYKRKESKEDQLRAAQTYLKLGEVGLESGNYTQAAEDFQECLTLQKKHLEPHSRLLAETYYQLGLVSGYSGQYDLAIQYYNQSVEVIQNRLSMLKEVLDKAENEDSVADDKKEMEELKVLLPEIKEKIEDAKESKTTGHVASEAIKETMTGGSTSAFSGDSGTTSTTPTNSSEGASSKAVSDISHLVRKKRKTEDESPIKEAKKSKPEPAINGAEEPASNGNGVEKMEEEPSQSAVSLESSA; encoded by the exons ATGCCGGAAGAATCATCTACTGTAGCCTCTGGCACGAATACAACCACTGATGCACCGTCGTCCTCAACCTCATCTGAGCAGCCCGAAAG TGCCAATGTGGATGTTCTTGAGAATGCCAAAAAATTGTTGGGAACTGGAAATAAGCATATGGTGATGGGCAACATCCCTGCAGCAGTATCAGTCTTCCAGGAAGCCTGTGGAATGTT GGCAAAGAAATATGGTGACACTGCAGATGAATGTGCTGAGGCATTCTTCCTTTGTGGAAAAGCACTCTTGGATCTGGCAAG AATGGAGAATGGAGTCCTTGGAAATGCACTTCAGGGTGTaccagaagaagaagatggcGTGGAAGATGAAACCGAAAAAGATGGCAAATTTGAAAGTACAGAAAACCTGGATG atgCTGAAGAGGATGAAGTGGAGGAAGAGGATAATGCTGAAGATGAAAATACAGAGGATAAG GAAAGTgaagaggaggaggttgggaacCTACAGCTGGCTTGGGAAATGCTTGAGATTGCCAAAGTCATCTATAAAAG GAAAGAGTCTAAGGAGGATCAGTTACGGGCAGCACAGACCTACCTGAAGCTTGGTGAAGTTGGTTTGGAATCTG GCAATTATACCCAAGCTGCTGAGGATTTCCAGGAGTGTCTAACTCTTCAGAAGAAGCATTTGGAACCTCACAGTCGACTGCTTGCGGAGACATACTACCAGCTTGGCCTTGTGTCTGGTTATTCAGGGCAATATGATCTTGCCATTCAGTACTATAACCAATCTGTGGAGGTTATACAGAATCGACTTT CAATGCTGAAAGAAGTCCTTGACAAGGCTGAAAATGAAGACTCTGTGGCTGATGATAAGAAGGAAATGGAAGAGTTGAAAGTTCTTCttccagaaataaaagaaaaaattgaagaCGCCAAAGAAAGTAAAACCACTGGCCATGTGGCATCTGAAGCAATAAAGGAGACTATG actggtggtTCTACAAGTGCATTCTCTGGGGATTCTGGGACCACATCTACA ACTCCAACAAATTCGAGTGAAGGGGCTTCATCAAAGGCTGTTTCGGATATTTCCCATCTTGTGCGGAAGAAG AGAAAAACTGAAGATGAGAGCCCAATAAAGGAAGCTAAAAAGTCCAAACCAGAGCCAGCAATAAATGGTGCAGAAGAGCCTGCCAGTAATGGCAATGGAGTTGAGAAAATGGAAGAGGAG cccTCCCAGTCTGCTGTCTCACTAGAGTCGTCTGCATGA
- the LOC120514624 gene encoding nuclear autoantigenic sperm protein isoform X2 yields the protein MPEESSTVASGTNTTTDAPSSSTSSEQPESANVDVLENAKKLLGTGNKHMVMGNIPAAVSVFQEACGMLAKKYGDTADECAEAFFLCGKALLDLARMENGVLGNALQGVPEEEDGVEDETEKDGKFESTENLDENTRKVLRDQVYDAMAEKEKKEGDVTEGADTTKGGTDTVTECKLNKDQPEEKSEPLKTEQPPTAVKEETEAKVSSKEAEATENEKEVSSTNVEPAADSTNEGDAPPAEEKVSPKKEEPSSEQKQEEMAIEESKKEIESEDKENEDPLKNGEVSEGKEAEENEDADEAEAMEEGEDAEEDEVEEEDNAEDENTEDKESEEEEVGNLQLAWEMLEIAKVIYKRKESKEDQLRAAQTYLKLGEVGLESGNYTQAAEDFQECLTLQKKHLEPHSRLLAETYYQLGLVSGYSGQYDLAIQYYNQSVEVIQNRLSMLKEVLDKAENEDSVADDKKEMEELKVLLPEIKEKIEDAKESKTTGHVASEAIKETMTGGSTSAFSGDSGTTSTTPTNSSEGASSKAVSDISHLVRKKPSQSAVSLESSA from the exons ATGCCGGAAGAATCATCTACTGTAGCCTCTGGCACGAATACAACCACTGATGCACCGTCGTCCTCAACCTCATCTGAGCAGCCCGAAAG TGCCAATGTGGATGTTCTTGAGAATGCCAAAAAATTGTTGGGAACTGGAAATAAGCATATGGTGATGGGCAACATCCCTGCAGCAGTATCAGTCTTCCAGGAAGCCTGTGGAATGTT GGCAAAGAAATATGGTGACACTGCAGATGAATGTGCTGAGGCATTCTTCCTTTGTGGAAAAGCACTCTTGGATCTGGCAAG AATGGAGAATGGAGTCCTTGGAAATGCACTTCAGGGTGTaccagaagaagaagatggcGTGGAAGATGAAACCGAAAAAGATGGCAAATTTGAAAGTACAGAAAACCTGGATG AAAATACAAGGAAAGTGCTGCGGGACCAGGTCTATGATGCCATggcagagaaagagaagaaagaaggTGACGTGACAGAGGGGGCTGACACAACGAAAGGAGGGACTGACACAGTGACAGAGTGCAAACTAAATAAAGACCAACCTGAAGAGAAATCTGAGCCTTTGAAGACTGAACAACCCCCCACTGCAGTAAAGGAAGAAACTGAAGCAAAGGTATCTTCAAAAGAAGCTGAGGCGACGGAGAATGAGAAAGAAGTATCTTCAACAAATGTGGAACCTGCAGCTGACTCTACAAATGAAGGTGATGCTCCTCCTGCAGAGGAAAAAGTATCTCCAAAGAAAGAAGAGCCTTCCAGTGAACAGAAGCAAGAGGAGATGGCTATAGAAGAGAGCAAAAAGGAGATAGAAAGTGAAGATAAAGAGAATGAGGACCCTTTGAAAAATGGGGAAGTGTCAGAAGGAAAAGAAGCTGAAGAAAATGAAGATGCCGATGAAGCAGAAGCCATGGAAGAGGGTGAAG atgCTGAAGAGGATGAAGTGGAGGAAGAGGATAATGCTGAAGATGAAAATACAGAGGATAAG GAAAGTgaagaggaggaggttgggaacCTACAGCTGGCTTGGGAAATGCTTGAGATTGCCAAAGTCATCTATAAAAG GAAAGAGTCTAAGGAGGATCAGTTACGGGCAGCACAGACCTACCTGAAGCTTGGTGAAGTTGGTTTGGAATCTG GCAATTATACCCAAGCTGCTGAGGATTTCCAGGAGTGTCTAACTCTTCAGAAGAAGCATTTGGAACCTCACAGTCGACTGCTTGCGGAGACATACTACCAGCTTGGCCTTGTGTCTGGTTATTCAGGGCAATATGATCTTGCCATTCAGTACTATAACCAATCTGTGGAGGTTATACAGAATCGACTTT CAATGCTGAAAGAAGTCCTTGACAAGGCTGAAAATGAAGACTCTGTGGCTGATGATAAGAAGGAAATGGAAGAGTTGAAAGTTCTTCttccagaaataaaagaaaaaattgaagaCGCCAAAGAAAGTAAAACCACTGGCCATGTGGCATCTGAAGCAATAAAGGAGACTATG actggtggtTCTACAAGTGCATTCTCTGGGGATTCTGGGACCACATCTACA ACTCCAACAAATTCGAGTGAAGGGGCTTCATCAAAGGCTGTTTCGGATATTTCCCATCTTGTGCGGAAGAAG cccTCCCAGTCTGCTGTCTCACTAGAGTCGTCTGCATGA
- the LOC120514624 gene encoding nuclear autoantigenic sperm protein isoform X1: MPEESSTVASGTNTTTDAPSSSTSSEQPESANVDVLENAKKLLGTGNKHMVMGNIPAAVSVFQEACGMLAKKYGDTADECAEAFFLCGKALLDLARMENGVLGNALQGVPEEEDGVEDETEKDGKFESTENLDENTRKVLRDQVYDAMAEKEKKEGDVTEGADTTKGGTDTVTECKLNKDQPEEKSEPLKTEQPPTAVKEETEAKVSSKEAEATENEKEVSSTNVEPAADSTNEGDAPPAEEKVSPKKEEPSSEQKQEEMAIEESKKEIESEDKENEDPLKNGEVSEGKEAEENEDADEAEAMEEGEDAEEDEVEEEDNAEDENTEDKESEEEEVGNLQLAWEMLEIAKVIYKRKESKEDQLRAAQTYLKLGEVGLESGNYTQAAEDFQECLTLQKKHLEPHSRLLAETYYQLGLVSGYSGQYDLAIQYYNQSVEVIQNRLSMLKEVLDKAENEDSVADDKKEMEELKVLLPEIKEKIEDAKESKTTGHVASEAIKETMTGGSTSAFSGDSGTTSTTPTNSSEGASSKAVSDISHLVRKKRKTEDESPIKEAKKSKPEPAINGAEEPASNGNGVEKMEEEPSQSAVSLESSA, from the exons ATGCCGGAAGAATCATCTACTGTAGCCTCTGGCACGAATACAACCACTGATGCACCGTCGTCCTCAACCTCATCTGAGCAGCCCGAAAG TGCCAATGTGGATGTTCTTGAGAATGCCAAAAAATTGTTGGGAACTGGAAATAAGCATATGGTGATGGGCAACATCCCTGCAGCAGTATCAGTCTTCCAGGAAGCCTGTGGAATGTT GGCAAAGAAATATGGTGACACTGCAGATGAATGTGCTGAGGCATTCTTCCTTTGTGGAAAAGCACTCTTGGATCTGGCAAG AATGGAGAATGGAGTCCTTGGAAATGCACTTCAGGGTGTaccagaagaagaagatggcGTGGAAGATGAAACCGAAAAAGATGGCAAATTTGAAAGTACAGAAAACCTGGATG AAAATACAAGGAAAGTGCTGCGGGACCAGGTCTATGATGCCATggcagagaaagagaagaaagaaggTGACGTGACAGAGGGGGCTGACACAACGAAAGGAGGGACTGACACAGTGACAGAGTGCAAACTAAATAAAGACCAACCTGAAGAGAAATCTGAGCCTTTGAAGACTGAACAACCCCCCACTGCAGTAAAGGAAGAAACTGAAGCAAAGGTATCTTCAAAAGAAGCTGAGGCGACGGAGAATGAGAAAGAAGTATCTTCAACAAATGTGGAACCTGCAGCTGACTCTACAAATGAAGGTGATGCTCCTCCTGCAGAGGAAAAAGTATCTCCAAAGAAAGAAGAGCCTTCCAGTGAACAGAAGCAAGAGGAGATGGCTATAGAAGAGAGCAAAAAGGAGATAGAAAGTGAAGATAAAGAGAATGAGGACCCTTTGAAAAATGGGGAAGTGTCAGAAGGAAAAGAAGCTGAAGAAAATGAAGATGCCGATGAAGCAGAAGCCATGGAAGAGGGTGAAG atgCTGAAGAGGATGAAGTGGAGGAAGAGGATAATGCTGAAGATGAAAATACAGAGGATAAG GAAAGTgaagaggaggaggttgggaacCTACAGCTGGCTTGGGAAATGCTTGAGATTGCCAAAGTCATCTATAAAAG GAAAGAGTCTAAGGAGGATCAGTTACGGGCAGCACAGACCTACCTGAAGCTTGGTGAAGTTGGTTTGGAATCTG GCAATTATACCCAAGCTGCTGAGGATTTCCAGGAGTGTCTAACTCTTCAGAAGAAGCATTTGGAACCTCACAGTCGACTGCTTGCGGAGACATACTACCAGCTTGGCCTTGTGTCTGGTTATTCAGGGCAATATGATCTTGCCATTCAGTACTATAACCAATCTGTGGAGGTTATACAGAATCGACTTT CAATGCTGAAAGAAGTCCTTGACAAGGCTGAAAATGAAGACTCTGTGGCTGATGATAAGAAGGAAATGGAAGAGTTGAAAGTTCTTCttccagaaataaaagaaaaaattgaagaCGCCAAAGAAAGTAAAACCACTGGCCATGTGGCATCTGAAGCAATAAAGGAGACTATG actggtggtTCTACAAGTGCATTCTCTGGGGATTCTGGGACCACATCTACA ACTCCAACAAATTCGAGTGAAGGGGCTTCATCAAAGGCTGTTTCGGATATTTCCCATCTTGTGCGGAAGAAG AGAAAAACTGAAGATGAGAGCCCAATAAAGGAAGCTAAAAAGTCCAAACCAGAGCCAGCAATAAATGGTGCAGAAGAGCCTGCCAGTAATGGCAATGGAGTTGAGAAAATGGAAGAGGAG cccTCCCAGTCTGCTGTCTCACTAGAGTCGTCTGCATGA